The Toxorhynchites rutilus septentrionalis strain SRP chromosome 3, ASM2978413v1, whole genome shotgun sequence genome includes a region encoding these proteins:
- the LOC129773347 gene encoding uncharacterized protein LOC129773347 has protein sequence MTMTSKQKQEAVHLEAVSELSSAAFLAAFTRFSSRYGLPAKLFSDNATNFRGAAKQLKAIHKLINSTDYNQEVTYFLTNKGVEWCFIPSRSPHHGGLWEAAIKSAKTFLGKTTSNHNFTYEELSTLLSQVAATMNSRPITPLSTNPSDPQPLTPAHMLIGRPLTTVPEANLLERNISSMSRWIYIQRLAQEFRCRWHAEYVRNLQRLSKWQQPSSNIKVGDFVLLVDDNAKSKQWPLGWVFEVFPGDDGLIRVVSLQTANGTTRRDVRRIRVLPIDDDEFVPGRLGAEIPERNLVGGICRSGNRELPPITRNSTKRTHKA, from the exons ATGACGATGACCTCTAAGCAAAAACAAGAG GCGGTCCATCTGGAAGCTGTGTCGGAACTGAGTAGCGCTGCATTTCTAGCAGCATTCACTCGCTTTTCCAGTCGCTATGGTTTACCAGCGAAGCTATTTTCGGACAACGCGACTAACTTTCGAGGAGCTGCTAAGCAGCTGAAGGCGATCCATAAATTAATCAATTCTACCGATTACAACCAAGAGGTGACATATTTCTTAACCAACAAAGGTGTAGAGTGGTGTTTTATACCTTCACGATCCCCACATCACGGCGGCTTGTGGGAAGCTGCGATCAAAAGCGCTAAAACGTTTTTAGGAAAAACTACCAGCAACCATAATTTCACGTACGAGGAATTATCTACACTTCTCTCCCAGGTGGCCGCCACAATGAATTCGCGGCCTATAACTCCATTATCAACCAATCCCAGCGATCCTCAACCTTTGACACCGGCACATATGCTCATCGGGAGACCACTCACTACGGTTCCAGAAGCCAATCTCTTGGAACGCAACATTTCTTCGATGTCCCGGTGGATCTATATCCAACGACTCGCACAGGAGTTCCGGTGTAGATGGCACGCAGAATATGTTCGAAACCTGCAGCGTTTAAGCAAGTGGCAACAACCATCGTCGAACATAAAGGTTGGTGATTTCGTGCTTTTAGTGGACGATAATGCGAAATCAAAGCAGTGGCCATTAGGATGGGTATTTGAGGTCTTTCCGGGCGATGATGGTTTGATCCGCGTAGTATCACTACAAACAGCAAACGGAACGACGCGTCGAGATGTGCGACGAATCCGTGTCCTGCCCATTGACGATGACGAGTTTGTACCAGGTAGATTGGGAGCAGAAATTCCCGAACGGAATTTGGTGGGCGGCATATGTCGGAGTGGAAATCGTGAACTTCCACCGATTACTCGCAACAGTACTAAACGCACACACAAAGCGTGA
- the LOC129773346 gene encoding uncharacterized protein LOC129773346 yields MSRSDKASVSDQAHEDNAIVFGKLFREKKSFDARLKRVDYNVKKFCEEDEIDDVDIQSELESLQNIWNGYLNVHKRMVNVCADSEVDTVLDEMSNFEEKSIELKTTLLKLLRRVEQSSTPHGSHATAQVGADAIQQLAEQQAEFLRIFSSTFTNQSLNATNATANSDVKLPRVNIPIFSRNFLEWQSFIDLFESSVDNNASLQDGQKLYFLKSNLAGEAASLISHLRIEDANYSTALQKLKERYNRPLEIAAQHIRRFLKQQTLTSATATGLRSLHDTSDETIRALKAMQREDRDVWLMFIIEEKLDHETRQQWYQKRADMDINEVTFDHLLKFVDTKGTALQSLQPIRSQHSFAQNQNPKFRSANTLVSSTQNSDEKVCQYCYKLPHSLYQCGKFFHASPKDRLSFVRKQNLCFNCLKAHRGQVCTSSSCRTCGKSHHTRLHEAFTSSASPDQTNRTPSQYPNLSSASQSLISSLTLVDNIIDTNVLLLTATVNVYDRYGRPQATDISQWPIPDAIHLADPQFHHPNKISLLLGNKLFFELLEPGTIRLSADDSLPLLQNTKLGSVVSGGFKEANHSSESAVSSCLLASSTDDLNNQLRKFWELEQCNKISPHFTDEELRCEEHFTKYTTRESTGQFVVRLPFSENPSALGNSREIAVKRLLHLERKLNRNPHLKRQYHDFLSEYAQLRHMSLATTPAPNGSVYLPHHCDIKEASSTTKCRVVFDASAKTSTGRSLNDNLLTGPVLQDSLINILLRFRSPAVVLTGDIQQMYRMVLLHENDRECQRILWRWSPDSPIEEYRLNTVTYGTKSASYLATKCVRTLLLDHQDKFPEATQNALNGMYIDNVLVGADTEENAKLLRKQLCEVFSAENFHLRKWASNSVAALEGVPIADLEAKVPIELDSTNSTKTLGIHWQPCSDELLFSYFPTEILQPTKRIILSQIASLFDPLGLLAPIVIKAKLVMQRLWELRVAWDSTPPVPRRVIRPNIPWGHAESIKEQSAIVVWARMDTKLQ; encoded by the exons ATGTCGAGAAGTGATAAAGCTAGCGTCTCGGACCAAGCTCATGAAGACAATGCCATTGTATTCGGTAAATTATTTCGCGAAAAGAAATCGTTTGACGCGCGGTTGAAACGAGTTGATTATAATGTGAAGAAATTTTGTGAAGAAGATGAAATTGACGACGTAGACATCCAATCAGAACTGGAAAGTCTACAAAATATATGGAATGGTTATCTGAACGTGCATAAGCGGATGGTAAATGTATGTGCCGATAGTGAAGTGGATACGGTTCTTGATGAAATGTCCAATTTCGAAGAAAAATCGATCGAGTTAAAAACCAcgcttctgaaattattgcgaAGAGTCGAACAATCCTCGACACCGCATGGTAGCCACGCTACTGCACAAGTTGGCGCCGACGCCATTCAACAATTGGCTGAGCAGCAAGCAGAGTTTCTACGAATCTTTTCATCTACATTCACCAATCAATCACTAAACGCTACAAACGCTACTGCCAATAGTGATGTTAAATTACCGCGCGTGAATATTCCAATATTCAGTAGAAATTTCCTCGAATGGCAATCGTTTATCGATTTGTTCGAAAGCTCAGTGGACAATAATGCATCGCTACAAGATGGCCAAAAACTGTACTTTCTGAAATCTAACCTAGCTGGTGAGGCAGCTTCGCTAATATCGCACCTCCGCATCGAAGACGCCAACTATTCTACAGCGTTACAAAAATTGAAGGAAAGGTACAATCGCCCGCTAGAGATTGCCGCACAGCACATCCGACGCTTTCTGAAGCAACAAACGTTGACATCAGCTACCGCAACTGGACTAAGGTCATTGCACGACACTTCTGATGAAACAATTCGTGCTCTGAAAGCCATGCAACGCGAAGACCGTGATGTTTGGCTAATGTTCATCATCGAGGAAAAATTAGATCACGAAACACGGCAGCAGTGGTATCAAAAAAGAGCAGACATGGATATCAACGAGGTCACATTCGATCACCTATTGAAATTTGTGGACACCAAAGGCACCGCACTACAATCATTGCAACCAATACGCTCGCAACACTCATTCGCTCAAAATCAAAATCCTAAATTTCGCAGCGCGAATACTCTCGTATCGTCAACTCAAAATAGTGATGAGAAAGTTTGCCAATACTGCTACAAATTACCACATTCGCTATATCAGTGTGGTAAATTTTTCCATGCGTCACCTAAAGATCGACTTTCTTTCGTGCGCaaacaaaatttgtgtttcaattgtttgaAGGCACATAGAGGCCAGGTGTGTACATCCAGCAGCTGCAGGACGTGCGGAAAATCGCATCACACTCGTTTACATGAGGCTTTCACATCATCAGCATCTCCAGATCAAACGAATCGTACACCATCGCAATACCCGAACTTATCGTCGGCGTCGCAATCGCTTATTTCATCTCTCACGCTGGTCGATAATATCATCGATACAAATGTACTTCTGCTAACCGCTACAGTGAACGTGTATGATAGATACGGTAGACCACAGGCTACAGACATCAGTCAGTGGCCCATTCCTGATGCCATACACTTGGCTGATCCACAGTTTCATCACCCGAACAAAATCAGTTTGCTATTGGGCAACAAGTTATTTTTCGAATTACTCGAACCAGGCACAATTCGTCTCAGCGCCGATGACTCTCTACCACTGCTACAGAATACCAAGCTCGGCTCGGTAGTATCCGGTGGATTCAAGGAGGCTAATCACAGCAGTGAAAGCGCAGTGTCATCTTGTTTACTGGCTTCTTCTACCGATGATCTCAATAACCAGCTTCGGAAATTTTGGGAGCTGGAACAGTGTAACAAAATATCACCACACTTTACTGATGAGGAGCTTCGCTGTGAGGAACACTTCACCAAGTACACAACTCGGGAATCAACGGGACAATTTGTTGTTCGACTtccattttcggaaaatccaTCTGCTCTTGGAAACTCTCGAGAAATTGCAGTGAAACGGTTATTGCATCTCGAACGAAAATTAAATCGGAACCCGCATTTGAAGCGGCAGTATCATGATTTTCTAAGTGAATATGCACAGCTACGGCATATGTCACTCGCGACGACGCCCGCACCGAATGGTTCTGTGTATCTTCCACACCATTGCGATATTAAGGAAGCAAGTTCAACCACAAAGTGTCGGGTTGTATTCGATGCTTCAGCGAAAACAAGCACCGGACGCTCTCTGAATGACAACCTCCTCACTGGCCCAGTATTGCAGGACTCGCTTATCAATATACTTTTGCGTTTTCGCTCTCCTGCTGTTGTGTTGACCGGCGATATTCAACAAATGTACCGCATGGTACTGCTTCACGAGAATGATCGTGAATGTCAGCGCATTTTATGGCGTTGGAGTCCTGATAGTCCCATCGAAGAATATAGGTTAAACACCGTCACCTACGGCACCAAAAGCGCGTCTTACTTAGCGACAAAGTGTGTGCGGACGCTTTTATTAGATCATCAGGACAAGTTCCCAGAGGCAACTCAAAATGCCCTGAACGGGATGTACATCGACAACGTTCTTGTTGGCGCTGATACCGAGGAAAATGCCAAACTTTTACGCAAGCAACTCTGTGAAGTCTTTTCTGCTGAGAATTTTCACCTTCGTAAATGGGCCTCAAACAGTGTGGCTGCTTTGGAAGGCGTACCGATAGCTGATTTGGAGGCAAAGGTTCCGATCGAGCTTGATTCTACAAACAGCACAAAAACCCTTGGAATTCACTGGCAGCCGTGCAGTGACGAGCTCCTGTTTTCGTACTTCCCAACAGAGATCCTTCAGCCCACTAAGCGCATCATCCTGTCGCAAATTGCGAGTCTCTTCGATCCTCTCGGCCTTCTTGCACCAATCGTTATAAAGGCCAAACTGGTGATGCAGCGACTGTGGGAGCTGAGGGTGGCCTGGGACTCCACTCCCCCG GTACCCCGGCGTGTCATCAGACCTAATATCCCGTGGGGTCACGCCGAATCAATTAAAGAACAATCCGCTATAGTGGTGTGGGCCCGAATGGACACCAAGTTGCAGTAA